The following coding sequences are from one Gemmatimonadaceae bacterium window:
- a CDS encoding ring-cleaving dioxygenase, with translation MTPLLGIHHVSAIARDPERSVAFYAGTLGLRLVKQTVNFDDRSTYHFYFGDAHATPGSLMTIFPMPRARQGVPGTGQVGVTAFAITPAAVPFWSERLRTLGVAHDGPQSRTFGGHTEQVIALRDPDGLYLELVAHAGAASRPGSGGSSEIPSPLAIRGLHGVTLWLDRRERTEQMMVDTLGFRFVAEHDGVRRFEAGAGGVSTFVDLHVRADLAYGKNGAGTAHHVAFRVANAADEAAVGEALLGAGRRVTEMKDRKYFQSIYSREPGGVLFEYATDQPGLTVDETLPELGQVLQLPTHFEPLRSEIVVHLPPVAAIRTERVA, from the coding sequence ATGACCCCCCTGCTCGGCATCCATCACGTCTCCGCCATCGCCCGCGACCCGGAACGCAGCGTCGCCTTCTACGCCGGCACGCTCGGCCTGCGCCTCGTCAAGCAGACCGTCAACTTCGACGACCGGTCCACGTATCACTTCTACTTCGGCGACGCCCACGCCACCCCCGGCTCGCTGATGACCATCTTCCCGATGCCACGCGCGCGACAGGGCGTGCCCGGCACGGGACAAGTGGGGGTCACGGCCTTCGCCATTACCCCGGCGGCCGTCCCCTTCTGGAGCGAGCGGCTGCGCACCCTGGGCGTGGCGCACGATGGGCCTCAGTCGCGCACCTTCGGTGGCCACACTGAGCAGGTCATCGCCCTCCGCGATCCGGACGGACTCTATCTCGAGCTGGTGGCGCACGCCGGCGCCGCGTCGCGTCCCGGATCGGGTGGCTCCAGCGAGATTCCGTCGCCGCTCGCCATCCGCGGCCTGCACGGCGTCACGCTCTGGCTCGACCGCCGCGAGCGCACCGAGCAGATGATGGTGGACACCCTCGGCTTCCGCTTCGTCGCCGAGCACGATGGGGTGCGCCGGTTCGAGGCGGGCGCCGGCGGCGTGAGCACCTTCGTCGACCTGCACGTGCGCGCCGACCTGGCGTACGGCAAGAACGGCGCCGGGACCGCGCACCACGTGGCGTTCCGCGTCGCGAACGCGGCGGATGAAGCGGCGGTCGGCGAGGCGCTCCTTGGCGCCGGACGGCGCGTCACCGAAATGAAGGATCGGAAGTACTTCCAGTCGATCTACAGCCGGGAGCCCGGCGGCGTCCTCTTCGAGTACGCGACCGACCAGCCGGGACTCACGGTGGACGAGACGCTGCCGGAACTCGGTCAGGTGCTCCAGTTGCCGACGCACTTCGAGCCCTTGCGCTCGGAGATCGTCGTGCACCTTCCGCCGGTCGCCGCCATCCGTACCGAACGCGTGGCGTAG
- a CDS encoding PAS domain S-box protein: MPIARAADFYRTVFEHSTEASLLTAADGRVFRANPAACALLRRTEAEICAAGRQGLVDPASPGLRDLLETRARTGQVRGELTFVRGDGTRFVAEFRSASLFDNENTSEVRNIVTLRDLTEHRATQRALTESQVLLDAIVNNTRDMIWSVDPEEFALQWFNDGLREYFRVHRGMAIDVGMRPEDLFTSDEYIQEWRGLYQRALRERTFTHEYVASSKTRVMQLNLTVLEHDGVVYGISVFSRDITDLKRSERELQTRAEELRASEEQFRAMVEQSPTGTVIFAEGRITYANPAAARIVGAGSTDRIIGRIVMDFVHPDFRARSLERIRNAVATGEASRPAEMIFLGLDGHEIDTESVLLPVTIAGRPSVMVLFNDITERKRATMALTDSESRFRAMVDVTPNGVVIHEDGRLTYANAAAARILGVASPEQLVGRNVKEFIHPDSWPATLDRINRVRDTGQAQPPSEGVYLRADGSAVDVERVATPITIAGKPATLVIFHDITERKAHEKALRESERKYRTLFESADDAILLVHDGRFVDCNAAALRMFGCTRDALLSATPATFSPAVQPDGTPSDIAANRKISLTLSEGPQFFEWEHCRSDGTPFSVEVSLNRLDLGGRVKIQAIVRDVTSRRTAELALRASEERFRAVFSEAPLGIALIDSRTGRILDANRQFGQIAGRSAEELTQIDWMSITHPDDVAEDQRNMALMNAGEISRFHMRKRYRRPDGSHVWISMTVAPIRKPGQEHESHVCMIEDIGARIAAEEELRKLSRAVEQSQASIVITNVKGDIEYVNEAFLLRSGYARDEILAQNPRILNSGETPRGTYDALWQTLRHGETWTGEFINRKKDGSTYVEQAVISPLRQPDGTITHYVAVKEDITDQKRLTAELARHRDHLMELVEERTRELEEARLLAESANKAKSAFLATMSHEIRTPLNGVIAMAEMLALRPLTPEDLDSTKTILRSAHNLLAVINDILDFSKIEAGKLELDVSDISLRQVAEDVLASLHPVAAASDVDLTVDVASAVPSFVRGDATRLRQVVMNLGGNAIKFSRGRTDVRGQVGIFIGVASTAPLRVSLTVRDNGIGMTPETLGRLFTSFTQAEASTTRRFGGTGLGLAITKRLVDLMEGTIEVETAPGTGSTFTVILPVAAVAPATPAYPGRAGLHRRGAEPVAAAYLRTTPLSLDEARAQGRLILVAEDDSMNQKVILQQLGLLGYAGQIAVDGEEALRLWRAGAYAMLLSDLHMPNRDGYSLAAAIRDEEKDRGTHLPIIALTANALHGEADRATAAGMDGYLTKPVPLATLREVLAKWIPPADGRS, encoded by the coding sequence ATGCCCATCGCGAGGGCGGCCGATTTCTATCGCACCGTCTTCGAGCACAGCACGGAAGCGAGCCTGCTGACGGCGGCCGACGGGCGCGTCTTCCGCGCCAATCCCGCGGCCTGCGCACTGCTTCGCCGCACGGAGGCGGAGATCTGCGCGGCGGGACGCCAGGGCCTGGTGGACCCCGCGTCGCCCGGCCTGCGCGACCTGCTCGAGACGCGCGCCCGCACGGGACAAGTGCGGGGCGAGCTGACCTTCGTGCGCGGCGACGGCACGCGCTTCGTGGCCGAATTCCGATCGGCCTCGCTCTTCGACAACGAGAATACGTCGGAAGTCCGCAACATCGTGACGCTGCGCGACCTCACGGAACACCGGGCCACGCAGCGTGCGCTGACCGAGTCGCAGGTGCTGCTTGACGCCATCGTCAACAACACGCGCGACATGATTTGGTCAGTCGACCCGGAGGAGTTCGCCCTCCAGTGGTTCAACGACGGACTGCGGGAGTACTTCCGCGTGCATCGCGGGATGGCCATCGACGTCGGCATGCGCCCGGAAGACCTCTTCACGAGCGACGAGTACATCCAGGAGTGGCGTGGCCTGTACCAGCGGGCGCTGCGCGAACGGACGTTCACGCACGAGTACGTCGCCTCGTCGAAGACGCGGGTCATGCAGCTGAACCTGACGGTGCTCGAGCACGACGGGGTCGTGTACGGCATCTCGGTGTTCAGCCGGGACATCACGGACCTCAAGCGCTCGGAGCGCGAACTGCAGACGCGCGCCGAGGAGCTGCGGGCGAGCGAGGAGCAGTTTCGCGCCATGGTGGAGCAGTCGCCCACCGGCACGGTGATCTTCGCGGAGGGGCGCATCACCTACGCCAACCCGGCGGCCGCGCGCATCGTGGGCGCGGGCTCGACCGACCGGATCATCGGGCGGATCGTGATGGACTTCGTCCATCCCGACTTCCGCGCGCGTTCGCTGGAGCGGATCCGGAACGCGGTGGCGACCGGCGAGGCGTCGCGCCCCGCCGAAATGATCTTCCTCGGCCTGGACGGCCACGAGATCGACACCGAAAGCGTCCTGCTCCCGGTGACGATCGCCGGCCGCCCCTCCGTGATGGTGCTCTTCAATGACATCACGGAACGGAAACGGGCGACGATGGCGCTGACGGACAGCGAGTCCAGGTTCCGCGCGATGGTGGACGTCACGCCCAACGGGGTCGTCATTCATGAGGACGGACGGCTCACGTACGCCAACGCGGCTGCCGCCCGCATTCTGGGCGTCGCCAGTCCGGAGCAGCTCGTCGGGCGCAACGTGAAGGAGTTTATCCATCCGGACTCGTGGCCGGCGACGCTGGATCGCATCAACCGGGTGCGCGACACCGGCCAGGCGCAGCCCCCCTCCGAGGGCGTCTATCTCCGCGCCGACGGCAGTGCGGTGGACGTCGAGCGCGTGGCCACGCCCATCACCATTGCAGGCAAACCTGCCACGCTCGTCATCTTCCACGACATCACGGAGCGCAAGGCGCACGAGAAGGCGTTGCGCGAGAGCGAGCGGAAGTATCGCACGCTCTTCGAGTCGGCCGATGACGCCATCCTGCTGGTGCACGACGGGCGCTTCGTGGACTGCAACGCGGCGGCGCTGCGGATGTTCGGCTGCACCAGGGATGCGCTCCTCAGCGCGACGCCGGCGACATTCTCCCCGGCGGTCCAGCCCGACGGCACGCCATCCGACATCGCGGCGAACCGGAAGATCAGCCTCACGCTCTCGGAGGGACCGCAGTTCTTCGAGTGGGAGCACTGCCGCTCCGATGGGACACCCTTCTCGGTGGAGGTCTCCCTGAACCGCCTGGACCTGGGCGGTCGCGTGAAGATCCAGGCCATCGTCCGCGATGTGACCTCGCGACGCACGGCCGAGTTGGCACTGCGGGCCAGCGAAGAGCGCTTTCGCGCAGTGTTCAGCGAGGCGCCGCTCGGTATTGCATTGATCGATTCCCGCACGGGGCGGATCCTCGACGCGAACCGGCAGTTCGGCCAGATCGCCGGCCGTTCTGCGGAGGAACTGACGCAGATCGACTGGATGAGCATCACGCATCCGGACGACGTGGCGGAGGATCAGCGCAACATGGCGCTGATGAACGCGGGCGAGATCTCGCGATTCCACATGCGCAAGCGGTACCGGCGCCCGGACGGTTCCCATGTCTGGATCAGCATGACGGTGGCTCCCATTCGGAAGCCGGGGCAGGAACACGAGTCGCATGTCTGCATGATCGAGGACATCGGCGCCCGCATCGCCGCCGAAGAGGAACTGCGCAAGCTCTCGCGCGCCGTCGAGCAGAGTCAAGCCAGCATCGTCATCACCAACGTCAAGGGCGACATCGAGTACGTCAACGAGGCCTTTCTGCTTCGCTCCGGTTATGCGCGCGACGAGATCCTGGCGCAGAACCCGCGGATCCTGAACTCGGGCGAGACGCCGCGCGGCACTTACGATGCCCTGTGGCAGACGTTGCGGCACGGCGAGACCTGGACGGGCGAGTTCATCAATCGCAAGAAGGACGGCAGCACGTACGTCGAGCAGGCAGTGATCTCGCCGCTTCGCCAGCCGGACGGCACCATCACGCACTACGTGGCCGTGAAAGAGGACATCACTGACCAGAAGCGCCTGACGGCGGAGCTGGCCCGGCACCGCGATCACCTGATGGAGCTGGTGGAGGAGCGGACCCGCGAGCTCGAGGAGGCGCGCTTGCTGGCCGAGTCGGCCAACAAGGCCAAGAGCGCGTTCCTGGCCACCATGAGCCACGAGATCCGCACGCCATTGAACGGCGTGATCGCGATGGCCGAGATGCTGGCGCTGCGCCCGCTGACGCCCGAGGATCTCGACTCCACCAAGACCATCCTGCGGTCGGCGCACAACCTGCTCGCCGTCATCAACGACATCCTGGATTTCTCGAAGATCGAGGCGGGCAAGCTGGAGCTCGACGTCTCCGACATCTCGCTGCGCCAGGTGGCCGAGGACGTGCTCGCGTCGCTCCATCCCGTGGCCGCCGCCAGCGACGTGGACCTGACGGTCGATGTCGCGTCAGCGGTGCCCTCGTTCGTGCGCGGCGATGCGACGCGCCTGCGCCAGGTCGTCATGAACCTCGGGGGCAACGCCATCAAGTTCAGTCGTGGCCGCACGGACGTGCGCGGCCAGGTTGGCATCTTCATCGGCGTCGCGAGCACCGCGCCCTTGCGCGTTTCACTGACGGTCCGGGACAACGGCATCGGCATGACCCCGGAGACGCTCGGCCGGTTGTTCACCTCGTTCACGCAGGCCGAGGCATCCACGACGCGCCGGTTCGGCGGCACCGGCCTGGGACTGGCCATCACCAAGCGGCTCGTGGACCTCATGGAAGGGACCATCGAGGTCGAGACCGCCCCCGGTACGGGATCGACCTTCACCGTCATCCTGCCGGTGGCGGCGGTCGCCCCGGCGACGCCCGCGTATCCAGGTCGCGCGGGGCTGCACCGACGCGGGGCCGAGCCGGTGGCGGCCGCTTACCTGCGCACGACGCCGCTCTCACTGGACGAGGCCCGGGCGCAGGGTCGCCTGATTCTCGTGGCCGAGGATGACAGCATGAACCAGAAGGTCATCCTGCAGCAGCTCGGGCTGCTGGGATATGCCGGCCAGATTGCCGTGGACGGCGAGGAGGCGCTGCGGCTGTGGCGCGCGGGCGCGTATGCGATGCTGCTCAGCGACCTGCACATGCCGAACCGGGACGGCTACTCGCTGGCGGCGGCGATTCGCGATGAAGAGAAGGACCGTGGCACACACCTGCCCATCATCGCGCTCACCGCAAATGCGCTGCACGGCGAGGCGGATCGCGCCACGGCGGCCGGCATGGATGGGTACCTGACGAAGCCGGTGCCGCTGGCCACGCTGCGCGAGGTGCTGGCGAAGTGGATTCCGCCGGCCGACGGTCGGTCCTAG
- a CDS encoding alpha/beta hydrolase, with protein sequence MTAEDSLVRVIEGPGSWHSRAVNALLRLMLRSPLRHDVDIPALRRRYEDIDARHIPVDDWVVRQPLHCDGVPAQWVSVPETRPERVVLYLHGGSFAYRFPNAHAGFAARLCRRLEARALIPDYRLAPEHPFPAAPDDCLAAYRWLLASGVDPNHVVVVGDSAGGNLALVTMQRALTAGDPLPACAVLLSPGVDCTLASPSMVDNAEHDPMLRLNNLLVLRNHYVPASHLVTHPHVSPLFGEFVGLPPLLLQVGSTEILRDEAIRAAQKARAAGVDVELELWPDMPHVFQIVSFLPESAQALDHIVAFVRRRARWEAAVRVPA encoded by the coding sequence ATGACCGCGGAGGACTCCCTCGTTCGCGTGATTGAAGGGCCGGGCAGCTGGCACAGCCGCGCGGTGAACGCCCTGTTGCGCCTGATGCTTCGCAGCCCGCTGCGCCACGACGTCGACATCCCCGCCCTGCGCCGGCGTTACGAGGACATCGATGCGCGCCACATTCCGGTGGACGACTGGGTCGTGCGCCAGCCGCTCCACTGTGACGGCGTGCCCGCGCAGTGGGTGAGCGTGCCGGAGACGCGTCCCGAACGGGTGGTGCTCTATCTGCACGGCGGGTCCTTCGCGTACCGCTTTCCCAATGCCCACGCCGGCTTCGCGGCCCGGCTGTGCCGGCGGCTGGAGGCGCGGGCGCTCATTCCCGACTACCGGCTCGCGCCCGAGCACCCCTTCCCCGCCGCTCCCGACGACTGCCTCGCGGCCTACCGGTGGCTCCTGGCCAGCGGCGTCGATCCGAATCACGTGGTCGTCGTCGGCGACTCGGCGGGGGGCAACCTGGCGCTGGTCACCATGCAGCGCGCGCTGACGGCGGGCGATCCGCTTCCCGCCTGCGCCGTCCTGCTGTCACCGGGCGTGGACTGCACCCTCGCCAGCCCGAGCATGGTGGACAACGCCGAGCATGACCCGATGCTGCGGCTGAACAATCTCCTGGTGCTGCGCAACCATTACGTGCCCGCGTCGCACCTGGTCACGCATCCGCACGTGTCGCCGCTCTTCGGCGAGTTCGTCGGACTGCCGCCGCTGCTGCTGCAGGTGGGGAGCACCGAGATCCTGCGCGACGAGGCGATTCGCGCGGCGCAGAAGGCGCGAGCGGCCGGCGTGGACGTCGAGCTCGAGTTGTGGCCCGACATGCCGCATGTCTTCCAGATCGTCTCGTTCCTGCCGGAATCGGCGCAGGCGCTGGACCATATCGTCGCCTTCGTGCGGCGGCGCGCGCGGTGGGAAGCGGCCGTGCGGGTGCCGGCGTAG
- a CDS encoding pirin family protein has protein sequence MSLRPVKSILTAQPTIEGAGVRLHRAFGFGETGEFDPFLLFDDFRGDTPADYQAGFPWHPHRGIETITYVLAGTVEHADSLGNHGELGAGDVQWMTAGSGIMHHEMPTGDVSGRMHGFQLWANLPSHLKMTKPRYQDVPARDIPTVLDDDGTAVRVIVGDFWGKTGPVEGVAAEPSYIDVSVPPGRKKRLKVDTRRNAFAYVFAGSGTFRDASEPFGVLTEKADDSVVRERTGNRSLVVFGSGDEIVVQAGDEGIRFLLVSGKPLEEPVAWYGPIVMNTKAELQQAITDLRNGTFIKESA, from the coding sequence ATGTCGCTGCGTCCCGTCAAGAGCATCCTCACCGCCCAGCCCACGATCGAAGGGGCCGGCGTCCGCCTGCACCGCGCCTTCGGGTTCGGCGAGACGGGCGAGTTCGATCCGTTCCTGCTGTTCGACGATTTCCGCGGCGACACCCCCGCCGACTACCAGGCCGGCTTTCCCTGGCATCCGCATCGCGGCATCGAGACCATCACCTACGTGCTCGCCGGCACGGTCGAGCACGCCGATTCACTCGGCAATCACGGCGAACTGGGCGCGGGCGACGTGCAGTGGATGACGGCCGGATCCGGGATCATGCACCATGAGATGCCGACCGGCGACGTGAGCGGCCGGATGCACGGCTTCCAGCTGTGGGCCAACCTGCCGTCGCACCTCAAGATGACCAAGCCGCGCTACCAGGACGTGCCGGCCAGGGACATTCCCACGGTCCTCGACGACGACGGCACCGCGGTGCGCGTCATCGTCGGCGATTTCTGGGGGAAGACCGGTCCGGTGGAGGGCGTGGCGGCCGAGCCCAGCTACATCGATGTGTCGGTCCCCCCCGGCAGGAAGAAGCGCCTCAAGGTCGACACGCGGCGCAATGCCTTCGCGTACGTCTTCGCGGGGAGCGGCACGTTCCGCGACGCGTCGGAACCGTTTGGCGTGCTGACCGAGAAGGCGGACGATTCGGTGGTGCGTGAGCGCACGGGGAACCGGTCGCTGGTCGTCTTCGGCAGCGGCGACGAGATCGTCGTCCAGGCCGGTGACGAGGGGATCCGCTTCCTGCTGGTCAGCGGCAAGCCGCTCGAGGAGCCGGTGGCGTGGTACGGCCCGATCGTGATGAACACCAAGGCCGAATTGCAGCAGGCGATCACCGACCTGCGCAACGGCACGTTCATCAAGGAAAGCGCGTAG
- the epsC gene encoding serine O-acetyltransferase EpsC, with amino-acid sequence MAHDPSPELRAFASDLKERRDSLTFGVQLKQSAQQFTDELLAVLFPHFCREPYFTSGEIEAKLALLERDLKRMIAPLMKDGARPVDEIGRAFTEALPRIHAQLLLDAEAINAGDPAAESLDEVVLAYPGFMAIAIHRLAHALYTLHVPIFPRLLGEYAHQVTGIDIHPGATIGSSFAIDHGTGIVIGESTVIGNNVKLYQGVTLGALSVKKSLARSKRHPTIEDNVVIYAQAVILGGDTVVGHDSIVGGNVWLTHSVPPLSVVQHEAEAKVRPKDANGDDAMYII; translated from the coding sequence ATGGCGCACGACCCCTCCCCCGAACTCCGCGCGTTCGCGTCCGATCTCAAGGAACGCCGCGACTCCCTCACCTTCGGCGTCCAGCTGAAGCAGAGCGCCCAGCAGTTCACCGACGAGCTGCTGGCCGTCCTCTTTCCGCACTTCTGCCGCGAACCGTACTTCACGTCCGGCGAGATCGAAGCCAAGCTGGCCCTGCTGGAACGCGACCTGAAGCGGATGATCGCCCCGCTGATGAAGGACGGCGCGCGCCCAGTGGACGAAATCGGCCGCGCCTTCACCGAGGCGCTGCCGCGCATCCACGCGCAACTGCTGCTCGACGCCGAAGCCATCAATGCCGGCGATCCGGCGGCGGAGAGTCTCGATGAGGTCGTGCTCGCCTATCCGGGGTTCATGGCCATCGCCATCCATCGCCTGGCGCACGCCCTCTACACGCTGCACGTCCCCATCTTCCCGCGCCTGCTCGGCGAGTACGCCCACCAGGTGACCGGCATCGACATCCATCCGGGCGCGACCATCGGTTCCTCGTTCGCCATCGACCACGGCACGGGCATCGTGATCGGCGAGTCCACCGTGATCGGCAACAACGTGAAGCTCTACCAGGGCGTCACGCTGGGCGCGCTCAGCGTGAAGAAGAGCCTCGCCCGGTCCAAGCGTCACCCGACCATCGAGGACAACGTCGTCATCTACGCGCAGGCCGTGATCCTCGGCGGCGACACGGTCGTCGGCCACGACAGCATCGTGGGCGGCAATGTCTGGCTGACGCACAGTGTGCCCCCGCTCTCCGTCGTGCAGCACGAGGCGGAGGCGAAGGTCCGGCCCAAGGACGCCAACGGCGACGACGCCATGTACATCATCTAG
- a CDS encoding type II secretion system F family protein yields the protein MPSFQYTARDAKGDLKTGTLEAATKDDVMTQLRQKRMNVVKVEEQAKAKVKTGGSIAMRDIVIFTRQFSTMINSGLPLVQALDILSKQTENKSLAAVTRQVVFDVESGHTVADALAKHPNAFSDLYVNMVAAGEAGGILDTILMRLATFMEKNDALVRKVKGAMIYPGVIMSVAVIAVVVLLIFVIPVFQSMFASVGLALPLPTRIVIGMSNILKSYWWALGGAGYGAVWSIKKYYTTPNGKLNLDKLMLQMPVLGDVLRKSAVSRFTRTLGTLISSGVSILDGLEITAKTAGNRVIHDAIMQSRASIAGGDTISAPLAKSSVFPPMVISMIAVGEQTGGLDEMLSKIADFYDEEVDAAVGALLAAMEPIMIVFLGVVVGGMVVACYLPIFDMINAVQ from the coding sequence ATGCCGTCTTTCCAGTATACCGCACGCGACGCCAAGGGTGACCTGAAGACCGGCACCCTCGAGGCCGCGACCAAGGACGATGTGATGACGCAATTGCGCCAGAAGCGCATGAACGTCGTCAAGGTCGAGGAGCAGGCGAAGGCGAAGGTGAAGACGGGCGGATCGATCGCGATGCGCGACATCGTGATCTTCACCCGCCAGTTCTCGACGATGATCAACTCGGGCCTGCCGCTGGTGCAGGCGCTCGACATCCTCAGCAAGCAGACCGAGAACAAGTCGCTCGCCGCGGTGACGCGGCAGGTGGTCTTTGACGTCGAGTCGGGCCACACGGTGGCCGACGCGCTCGCGAAGCATCCGAACGCGTTCAGCGACCTGTACGTGAACATGGTGGCCGCGGGCGAGGCCGGCGGTATTCTCGACACCATTCTCATGCGCCTGGCGACGTTCATGGAAAAGAACGACGCCCTCGTGCGCAAGGTGAAGGGGGCGATGATCTACCCCGGCGTCATCATGAGCGTGGCCGTGATCGCCGTCGTCGTGCTGCTCATCTTCGTCATCCCCGTCTTCCAGAGCATGTTCGCCAGCGTGGGCCTCGCGCTCCCGCTGCCGACGCGCATCGTGATCGGGATGTCGAACATCCTCAAGTCCTACTGGTGGGCACTCGGCGGCGCCGGCTACGGCGCCGTGTGGAGCATCAAGAAGTACTACACCACGCCCAACGGCAAGCTGAACCTCGACAAGCTGATGCTGCAGATGCCGGTGCTCGGCGACGTGCTGCGCAAGTCGGCGGTGTCGCGCTTCACCCGCACCCTCGGCACGCTCATCAGCTCGGGCGTGAGCATCCTCGACGGCCTCGAGATCACGGCCAAGACGGCCGGCAACCGCGTCATCCACGACGCGATCATGCAGTCGCGGGCCTCGATCGCCGGCGGCGACACCATCTCGGCGCCGCTCGCGAAGTCGAGCGTCTTCCCGCCGATGGTGATCTCGATGATCGCCGTGGGCGAGCAGACCGGCGGCCTGGACGAAATGCTCAGCAAGATCGCCGACTTCTATGACGAGGAAGTCGATGCCGCGGTCGGCGCGCTGCTCGCCGCCATGGAACCGATCATGATCGTCTTCCTCGGCGTCGTGGTCGGCGGCATGGTAGTGGCGTGCTACCTGCCGATCTTCGACATGATCAATGCGGTGCAGTAG
- the cysK gene encoding cysteine synthase A, with amino-acid sequence MKAASILDTIGNTPHVRINRLFGKAEVWMKLERANPGASIKDRIALSMIEDAERRGVLSPGSVIVEPTSGNTGIGLAMVAAVKGYRLILVMPESMSIERRRVLAAYGAELDLTPREKGMRGSVDRATELAASIAGAWIPQQFENEANIEVHRRTTAAEIRADFPDGLDAIITGVGTGGHITGVGEVLKKAWPALKVFAVEPAASPILSGGQPGPHPLQGLGANFVPKNLHRDVLDGIITITKEEAFAYAQRSAREEGIFVGISSGAALAAVAKKLPELPKNARVLTFCYDTGERYLSVEGLF; translated from the coding sequence ATGAAAGCCGCATCGATCCTGGACACCATCGGCAACACGCCGCACGTTCGCATCAACCGCCTGTTCGGCAAGGCGGAGGTGTGGATGAAGCTCGAGCGCGCCAACCCCGGCGCCAGCATCAAGGACCGCATCGCGCTCTCGATGATCGAGGACGCGGAGCGCCGCGGCGTGCTCTCGCCGGGGAGCGTGATCGTCGAGCCGACCTCCGGCAACACCGGCATCGGCCTGGCGATGGTCGCGGCCGTGAAGGGATACCGCCTGATCCTGGTGATGCCCGAGTCGATGAGCATCGAGCGCCGCCGGGTGCTGGCCGCGTATGGCGCCGAGCTCGACCTGACGCCGCGCGAGAAGGGAATGCGCGGCTCGGTGGACCGCGCCACGGAGCTCGCCGCGTCGATCGCCGGGGCCTGGATCCCCCAGCAGTTCGAGAACGAGGCGAACATCGAGGTGCATCGCCGCACGACGGCCGCCGAGATCCGCGCGGACTTTCCCGACGGACTGGACGCGATCATCACGGGCGTCGGGACCGGCGGCCACATCACGGGCGTCGGCGAGGTGCTCAAGAAGGCGTGGCCCGCGCTCAAGGTCTTCGCCGTGGAACCGGCGGCATCGCCGATCCTGAGCGGCGGGCAGCCGGGGCCGCATCCGCTGCAGGGGCTCGGCGCCAATTTCGTGCCGAAGAACCTGCATCGTGACGTGCTCGATGGGATCATCACCATCACCAAGGAAGAGGCCTTCGCGTACGCGCAGCGCAGCGCGCGCGAAGAGGGGATCTTCGTCGGCATCTCGTCGGGTGCGGCACTCGCCGCCGTCGCCAAGAAGCTGCCCGAGCTCCCGAAGAACGCGCGTGTGCTCACCTTCTGCTACGACACCGGCGAGCGCTATCTCTCGGTCGAGGGCCTGTTCTAG
- a CDS encoding class I SAM-dependent methyltransferase codes for MNRRAHWDLVYTTKQPNEVSWYQPSPLRSLELLREAGAGPHTTLIDIGGGDSTLVDAVVADQLGAITVLDISGAALARARARLGDRAREVTWLEDDATRVALPAAAFDIWHDRAVFHFLTDAEDRARYVTTAAAALKPGGALIIATFAEDGPQRCSGLDVTRYSAAQLAQTLGEPFQLRRSFHDVHHTPSGGEQRFSYCVFRRQ; via the coding sequence ATGAACCGTCGTGCGCATTGGGACCTGGTCTACACGACCAAGCAGCCGAACGAGGTCAGCTGGTACCAGCCTTCGCCGTTGCGCTCACTCGAGCTGCTGCGCGAGGCCGGCGCGGGGCCGCACACGACGCTCATCGACATCGGTGGCGGCGACTCGACGCTGGTGGATGCCGTGGTCGCCGACCAGCTCGGCGCGATCACCGTCCTCGACATCTCCGGCGCCGCGCTGGCACGGGCGCGGGCGCGTCTCGGCGATCGCGCACGCGAGGTCACCTGGCTCGAGGACGATGCCACCCGCGTTGCCCTGCCGGCCGCGGCCTTCGATATCTGGCACGATCGCGCCGTCTTTCATTTTCTCACCGACGCGGAAGACCGCGCACGATACGTGACCACGGCGGCCGCGGCGCTGAAGCCCGGGGGCGCGCTCATCATCGCGACGTTCGCCGAAGACGGCCCGCAGCGATGCAGCGGGCTCGACGTCACGCGCTACAGTGCCGCACAGCTCGCGCAGACGCTCGGCGAGCCCTTCCAGCTGCGGCGCAGCTTCCACGACGTGCATCACACGCCGAGCGGCGGCGAGCAGCGCTTCTCGTACTGCGTCTTTCGACGGCAGTAG